The Pantoea vagans genome contains the following window.
CGCGCTGCACCAGCAGCAGCCAGACTGGCAAGCGCAGGTGAAACACGCGCTGATGATCCCGGATTATCTGCATTACCGTCTGACCGGCAGGATGAACTGGGAATACACCAACGCCACCACCACGCAGTTACTGAACATCGAAACCGGTGAGTGGGACAGCGATCTGCTGGCCTGGGCGGGCGTTGATGCCGCCTGGTTTGGCAAGCCCAGCGCGCCAGGCAACACCGTGGGTTACTGGTCAAATGCCACGGGTAAAGCGATTCCCGTTATTGCCGTGGCAACCCACGACACCGCCAGTGCGGTAGTCGCCACGCCACTGATGCAGGATGATGCTGCCTACCTCAGCTCCGGCACCTGGTCGTTAATGGGCATTGAAAGTTTGCAGCCCTGTGTCAGCGCCGCTGCGTTGAAAGCCAACATCACCAATGAAGGCGGTGCAGAGGGTTACCGGGTATTAAAGAATATCATGGGCTTATGGCTCCTCCAGCGCGTATGCAGTGAGCTGCATATCTCAGATCTCTGCGTCTTGATTGGCGAGGCAGCGCAAGAGCCCGCCTGTCGCACGTTGATCAATCCCAACCACCACCGTTTTATTAATCCCAATAGCATGGTGCAGGAAATACAGAACGCCTGTGCCGAGCAACATATGCCAATTCCGCACACCCCTGCGGCTCTTGCGCGCACCATCTTTGACAGCCTGGCGTTGCTGTACCGCCAGGTGATCGGCGAGCTTAGCCAGTTGCGCGATGCGCCAATACGCCAGCTCCATGTGGTGGGCGGGGGGAGCCAGAATCCGCTGTTGAACCAGTTATGCGCCGATGCCTGTCAGTTACCGGTACTCGCCGGACCGATTGAAGCCTCAACCCTGGGGAATGTCGGCTGCCAGCTGATTGCACTCGGTGAGTTGCGCGATGTGGCCGATTTACGCCGCTGCATCAGCCAGAATTTCCCGTTAGAAACTTTTGAACCTCAGCGCTCAAGCGTCTTCGCAGCCCACCAGGCACGATTTTCCGCGCTGAGCCAACCTGCTAAGGAACTTGCTTATGACAAAGCTGATTGAACAAGCTTATGAACTGGCTAAACAACGTTACGCTGCCGTAGGAATTGATGTGGAGCAGGTGATGACGCAATTGGATGGGATTCCTGTGTCGATGCACTGCTGGCAAGGGGATGACGTGCGCGGCTTCGAAAACCCCAACGGCGAACTCACCGGCGGGATTCAGGCCACAGGTAACTATCCGGGACGCGCGCGTAATGCGCATGAACTGCGCGCCGATATCGAAAAAGCCATGTCGCTGATTCCAGGCGCTAAGCGCCTCAATCTGCACGCCATCTATCTGGAAAGCGACACGCCGGTAGAACGTGATGCTATCGAACCG
Protein-coding sequences here:
- the rhaB gene encoding rhamnulokinase; this encodes MSMRNIVAIDLGASSGRVMLAQWTSTSQKLSLREVCRFPNQRIRRAGYDCWDLDRLEQEIRAGLAQLDDEGIVLDSIGIDTWGVDLVLLDANGNRVGEAVSYRDPRTDGQMSQAINDLGKAAIYQRTGIQFLPFNTIYQLRALHQQQPDWQAQVKHALMIPDYLHYRLTGRMNWEYTNATTTQLLNIETGEWDSDLLAWAGVDAAWFGKPSAPGNTVGYWSNATGKAIPVIAVATHDTASAVVATPLMQDDAAYLSSGTWSLMGIESLQPCVSAAALKANITNEGGAEGYRVLKNIMGLWLLQRVCSELHISDLCVLIGEAAQEPACRTLINPNHHRFINPNSMVQEIQNACAEQHMPIPHTPAALARTIFDSLALLYRQVIGELSQLRDAPIRQLHVVGGGSQNPLLNQLCADACQLPVLAGPIEASTLGNVGCQLIALGELRDVADLRRCISQNFPLETFEPQRSSVFAAHQARFSALSQPAKELAYDKAD